The following coding sequences lie in one Brettanomyces bruxellensis chromosome 6, complete sequence genomic window:
- a CDS encoding uncharacterized protein (BUSCO:EOG09265K60): MDPAEEQKQEIEILKTIYPEELEILSDTEFTINLLLDVESERKHAVKLHIRYPATYPEVVPELWVVAGDTNADDEKNAEVEKEIEEEEEDTDLKDSQRALNLIETIELDKKDIGELSDKLDEEAKMNIGMPSVFTLASVLKDDAEQMFNKKLEAETQKLEQARVSREKQEQKKFIGTKVTRENFEAWQVKFRKEMGIKERKEKRFEEIHQGKLTGKEIFERGLAGEEGGEPQVAADDIAGMESVTEGVKNTSI; this comes from the coding sequence ATGGATCCAGCTGAAGAGCAGAAACAGGAAATAGAAATCCTTAAAACAATCTATCCTGAGGAACTCGAAATACTGTCCGATACAGAGTTTACGATTAACCTTCTATTGGATGTCGAGagtgaaagaaagcatGCCGTGAAATTACACATTAGATATCCAGCCACGTATCCGGAGGTGGTCCCCGAGCTTTGGGTGGTGGCAGGAGATACCaatgctgatgatgaaaagaacgcagaagtggaaaaagaaattgaagaagaagaagaagacacaGATCTTAAAGATTCACAACGGGCACTTAACCTAATCGAGACCATCGAGCTCGACAAGAAGGACATAGGCGAGCTGTCGGACAAgttggatgaagaagctAAAATGAATATAGGCATGCCCAGCGTATTCACTTTAGCATCTGTGTTGAAAGATGATGCCGAACAAATGTTCAATAAGAAACTCGAGGCAGAGACTCAAAAGTTAGAACAGGCACGGGTGTCAAGAGAGAAGcaggagcagaagaagttcaTTGGAACAAAGGTCACGAGGGAAAACTTCGAGGCATGGCAAGTGAAATTCCGCAAGGAAATGGGAATAAAGGagaggaaggagaagagATTCGAGGAAATACATCAGGGAAAGCTAACTGGAAAGGAGATCTTTGAGAGAGGTCTAGCTGGAGAAGAAGGCGGTGAGCCACAGGTGGCTGCAGATGATATTGCAGGCATGGAGTCTGTTACTGAAGGGGTGAAGAACACATCGATATAA
- a CDS encoding uncharacterized protein (CAZy:GH81) yields MTGMHYFQCSFNCSTILNYKRLASTVSIPSGVSTSAPIQTNNFWGNLTLGSQNSYVYTHPYVEWVSKDTNFEGLAISHQDASQRVLGATNSEGASSYFYMAAGNKCMVLGSSDFDSNVSIKLTNLAKMSVDLTIQSSSAGYLKASLLQGMGMITGVYYDLIPEIHSGIGIKSVTGGTAPRSGTNKYKITLNDDRVWLMYVTFSDNQTCQFALKDNYHIIGSNSINNCLIQVARGDYSSAYDAAAGCYPTAATLKASVSGSTAKYSFNYATSGSSNKGVPILYALPHQVNSFTSTTSSGKTSATLADTVHGTMTGYLTSIFEMSETLPISVGVDPWSSISGWSKPTYTTSQLASIKTAATSDAGKDVSSLSNLDSMYYSGKILDKYAYVLYVLYYVVKDTSATKTFLAKMKTAIERFSNNSQTYPLCYETRWKGLCSTGGMESGDSAADFGNAFYNDHHFHYGYHIHAAALTAYIDKALGGTWYKNITDWVNLMVRDVANPSESDTYFPVFRNFDFFIGHSFAHGITVYADGKDEESSSEDYNFSYGMKIWSKVISDTNMEARANLMLAITKRSMGLYMLYKSDNTVMPSGFIKNYVSGIKFENKIDHTTYFGTNVEYIHGIHMLPVTPISSFIRTPEFVKQEWENGVLKSIVGSVDSGWKGILYWNVALYDPATSYNFFNSSSFSNNWLDDGMTKTWALTYSAAAQQ; encoded by the exons ATGACAGGTAT GCACTATTTTCAATGCAGTTTCAACTGCAGCACCATCCTCAACTACAAGAGGCTTGCCAGCACTGTTTCAATTCCTTCGGGGGTGAGCACGTCTGCACCTATTCAAACAAACAACTTCTGGGGTAACTTAACTTTGGGAAGCCAGAATTCATATGTTTACACACATCCGTACGTAGAGTGGGTTTCGAAAGATACAAACTTTGAAGGACTCGCAATCTCGCACCAGGATGCATCTCAAAGGGTGTTAGGTGCGACAAATTCCGAGGGGGCAAGCAGCTACTTTTATATGGCAGCAGGTAACAAGTGCATGGTTCTTGGATCGTCAGATTTTGACAGCAACGTTAGCATCAAGCTCACAAACTTGGCAAAGATGTCTGTTGACTTGACAATTCAAAGCTCTTCGGCAGGATACCTAAAGGCCTCGCTTTTGCAGGGTATGGGTATGATTACTGGAGTGTATTACGATCTCATTCCAGAGATTCACTCTGGAATTGGTATCAAGTCAGTCACCGGCGGAACGGCACCAAGATCAGGCACCAACAAGTACAAGATTACTCTTAATGATGATCGTGTCTGGTTGATGTACGTGACGTTCAGCGACAATCAAACCTGTCAGTTTGCCTTAAAGGACAACTACCACATTATTGGATCGAACTCGATCAACAACTGCCTTATCCAGGTGGCGCGTGGAGATTACAGTAGTGCTTACGATGCGGCAGCCGGATGCTATCCAACTGCAGCCACACTAAAGGCTTCGGTTAGTGGCTCAACGGCTAAATACTCGTTCAACTATGCGACATCAGGCAGTTCCAACAAGGGAGTGCCTATCCTGTATGCGTTACCTCATCAGGTGAATTCGTTCACGTCTACAACTTCAAGTGGTAAAACTTCGGCCACTCTTGCAGACACGGTTCACGGTACGATGACGGGATACTTGACCTCGATTTTCGAGATGTCCGAAACCTTGCCGATAAGCGTTGGGGTTGATCCATGGAGCTCCATTTCCGGATGGTCAAAACCAACGTACACGACATCTCAGTTGGCTTCAATCAAGACTGCGGCCACCAGCGATGCCGGCAAGGATGTTTCCAGTCTTTCTAACTTGGACTCCATGTACTACAGTGGCAAGATACTCGACAAGTATGCTTACGTGCTCTACGTGTTGTACTACGTGGTGAAGGACACTTCTGCAACGAAGACGTTTCTCGCAAAGATGAAAACTGCAATCGAGAGATTCAGCAACAACTCGCAGACCTACCCACTTTGCTACGAGACAAGGTGGAAAGGGCTGTGCTCCACGGGAGGAATGGAGAGCGGTGATAGTGCTGCTGATTTTGGCAATGCCTTCTACAACGACCATCATTTCCACTACGGTTACCATATCCATGCTGCAGCCCTTACTGCATATATTGACAAGGCATTGGGTGGCACGTGgtacaaaaatataacCGACTGGGTGAATTTGATGGTGAGAGATGTGGCCAACCCAAGCGAGAGCGACACCTATTTCCCCGTTTTTAGGAACTTCGACTTCTTTATTGGACACTCTTTTGCGCACGGAATCACAGTTTATGCCGATGgcaaagatgaagaaagctCCAGCGAGGACTACAACTTCAGCTATGGCATGAAGATCTGGTCAAAGGTGATTTCTGACACAAACATGGAAGCCAGGGCCAACCTCATGCTTGCCATTACGAAAAGATCAATGGGCCTCTACATGCTCTATAAGAGTGACAACACTGTGATGCCATCTGGATTCATCAAGAACTACGTGAGCGGCATCAAGTTcgaaaacaaaattgaCCACACCACGTACTTTGGAACAAACGTTGAGTACATTCATGGTATCCACATGTTGCCCGTGACTCCGATTTCGAGCTTTATCAGGACTCCCGAGTTCGTGAAGCAAGAGTGGGAAAATGGCGTTCTTAAGAGTATTGTTGGAAGCGTTGACTCTGGCTGGAAGGGAATCCTATACTGGAATGTTGCTTTGTATGATCCTGCCACTTCCTACAACTTTTTCAACAGCAGCAGTTTCAGCAACAATTGGCTAGATGATGGAATGACAAAAACTTGGGCTCTCACATACAGTGCTGCAGCTCAACagtaa